A portion of the Hoplias malabaricus isolate fHopMal1 chromosome 1, fHopMal1.hap1, whole genome shotgun sequence genome contains these proteins:
- the LOC136667291 gene encoding uncharacterized protein isoform X2 — MESENAISVVCMRMRGGRPRPSPGPESWVAEDEKDDDVIPCSLCPLCGRDYDRPLLLPCSHTLCGRCLTDGARLDKRRPALRGGAYASPPTCIVLCPRCCHGVELPCFDWSSASSCLPTDPTVSPDRRGEDEGGCDTLGTKPTGKDVDLSEEEMKQSISGLMFALEPSTATPPLYLTNSTLTATYRGNSNPWGNCGDRCQCCDPCAPLPQVCGNVAIHRGQYYWEVDVCNSTLYRIGVSSLADNRAWWLERCGPAFHAVFDGRHELLPSIPPQLKTVGVFLNVGGASLTFHNPLTQELLAAIPSHFSLPLCPALQLGHGRLKLRPGLPPPTHVFRSRGSAYRGPEGAGTGRWRRDVPFGSVRTVIQKFEKMATSDSDSGLTSSYDSSSTLASLPDPNTGPERPHPSGREL, encoded by the exons ATGGAGAGCGAGAATGCCATCTCTGT aGTGTGCATGAGAATGAGAGGAGGACGTCCACGCCCCAGTCCTGGACCGGAATCGTGGGTTGCAGAAGACGAGAAGGATGATGATGTTATCCCTTGCTCCCTGTGCCCCTTGTGTGGGCGTGACTATGACAGGCCCCTCCTCCTGCCCTGCTCACACACATTGTGTGGGCGTTGCCTCACCGATGGGGCGAGGTTAGACAAGCGTAGACCTGCGTTAAGGGGCGGGGCTTATGCTTCTCCACCAACCTGCATAGTCCTGTGCCCACGTTGTTGCCACGGTGTCGAACTTCCCTGCTTTGATTGGTCATCTGCGAGCAGTTGCTTGCCCACTGACCCTACGGTGAGCCCTGACAGAAGAGGGGAGGATGAGGGCGGCTGCGATACGCTTGGGACGAAACCGACAGGGAAAG ATGTGGATCTGTCTGAGGAGGAGATGAAGCAGTCAATATCAG GTCTGATGTTTGCTCTGGAGCCCTCCACGGCCACCCCGCCCCTTTACCTCACAAACTCCACCCTCACTGCCACCTACAGGGGTAACTCCAATCCGTGGGGTAACTGTGGCGACCGGTGTCAGTGCTGTGACCCATGTGCCCCACTCCCTCAGGTGTGTGGCAATGTGGCCATCCACAGAGGCCAGTACTACTGGGAAGTGGACGTGTGCAACAGCACCCTCTACCGGATTG GTGTAAGCTCATTGGCTGACAATAGGGCGTGGTGGCTGGAGAGGTGTGGCCCTGCGTTCCATGCCGTGTTTGACGGACGGCACGAGCTCCTCCCCTCCATCCCTCCGCAGCTGAAGACTGTTGGTGTGTTCCTAAATGTGGGCGGGGCTTCTCTCACCTTCCACAATCCATTAACTCAAGAGCTTCTCGCCGCAATCCCCTCCcacttttctcttcctctgtgcCCCGCCCTTCAGCTGGGTCACGGCAGACTTAAGCTCCGCCCTGGACTCCCACCTCCCACCCATGTCTTCAGGAGCCGGGGCTCAGCCTATCGGGGCCCAGAAGGGGCAGGAACGGGTCGCTGGAGGCGGGATGTTCCTTTCGGCTCAGTGAGGACCGTGATCCAGAAGTTTGAGAAGATGGCGACATCCGACTCGGACTCTGGCCTGACGTCCAGTTATGACTCCAgctccacactggcctcccttcCCGACCCAAACACAGGCCCGGAGAGACCACACCCTTCTGGGCGAGAACTATAG
- the LOC136667291 gene encoding uncharacterized protein isoform X1 yields MESENAISVRVCMRMRGGRPRPSPGPESWVAEDEKDDDVIPCSLCPLCGRDYDRPLLLPCSHTLCGRCLTDGARLDKRRPALRGGAYASPPTCIVLCPRCCHGVELPCFDWSSASSCLPTDPTVSPDRRGEDEGGCDTLGTKPTGKDVDLSEEEMKQSISGLMFALEPSTATPPLYLTNSTLTATYRGNSNPWGNCGDRCQCCDPCAPLPQVCGNVAIHRGQYYWEVDVCNSTLYRIGVSSLADNRAWWLERCGPAFHAVFDGRHELLPSIPPQLKTVGVFLNVGGASLTFHNPLTQELLAAIPSHFSLPLCPALQLGHGRLKLRPGLPPPTHVFRSRGSAYRGPEGAGTGRWRRDVPFGSVRTVIQKFEKMATSDSDSGLTSSYDSSSTLASLPDPNTGPERPHPSGREL; encoded by the exons ATGGAGAGCGAGAATGCCATCTCTGT aagaGTGTGCATGAGAATGAGAGGAGGACGTCCACGCCCCAGTCCTGGACCGGAATCGTGGGTTGCAGAAGACGAGAAGGATGATGATGTTATCCCTTGCTCCCTGTGCCCCTTGTGTGGGCGTGACTATGACAGGCCCCTCCTCCTGCCCTGCTCACACACATTGTGTGGGCGTTGCCTCACCGATGGGGCGAGGTTAGACAAGCGTAGACCTGCGTTAAGGGGCGGGGCTTATGCTTCTCCACCAACCTGCATAGTCCTGTGCCCACGTTGTTGCCACGGTGTCGAACTTCCCTGCTTTGATTGGTCATCTGCGAGCAGTTGCTTGCCCACTGACCCTACGGTGAGCCCTGACAGAAGAGGGGAGGATGAGGGCGGCTGCGATACGCTTGGGACGAAACCGACAGGGAAAG ATGTGGATCTGTCTGAGGAGGAGATGAAGCAGTCAATATCAG GTCTGATGTTTGCTCTGGAGCCCTCCACGGCCACCCCGCCCCTTTACCTCACAAACTCCACCCTCACTGCCACCTACAGGGGTAACTCCAATCCGTGGGGTAACTGTGGCGACCGGTGTCAGTGCTGTGACCCATGTGCCCCACTCCCTCAGGTGTGTGGCAATGTGGCCATCCACAGAGGCCAGTACTACTGGGAAGTGGACGTGTGCAACAGCACCCTCTACCGGATTG GTGTAAGCTCATTGGCTGACAATAGGGCGTGGTGGCTGGAGAGGTGTGGCCCTGCGTTCCATGCCGTGTTTGACGGACGGCACGAGCTCCTCCCCTCCATCCCTCCGCAGCTGAAGACTGTTGGTGTGTTCCTAAATGTGGGCGGGGCTTCTCTCACCTTCCACAATCCATTAACTCAAGAGCTTCTCGCCGCAATCCCCTCCcacttttctcttcctctgtgcCCCGCCCTTCAGCTGGGTCACGGCAGACTTAAGCTCCGCCCTGGACTCCCACCTCCCACCCATGTCTTCAGGAGCCGGGGCTCAGCCTATCGGGGCCCAGAAGGGGCAGGAACGGGTCGCTGGAGGCGGGATGTTCCTTTCGGCTCAGTGAGGACCGTGATCCAGAAGTTTGAGAAGATGGCGACATCCGACTCGGACTCTGGCCTGACGTCCAGTTATGACTCCAgctccacactggcctcccttcCCGACCCAAACACAGGCCCGGAGAGACCACACCCTTCTGGGCGAGAACTATAG